The following proteins are co-located in the uncultured Draconibacterium sp. genome:
- a CDS encoding YhgN family NAAT transporter yields MVDIGNSIMSAAVLLFFLMDPLGNIPVLLSVLSGIEPKRQRFIIAREVSIALVILLIFLYAGKPLLNFLHLQQETVTISGGIILLIIGLRMIFPKPEGIMGANPDGEPFLVPIAIPLIAGPSVLAMLMLMTQSSPENMTHWLTALVVAWAASSVILMLAPFLLRLFKHRGLTALERLMGMILVMMAVQMLINGIKVLV; encoded by the coding sequence ATGGTTGATATTGGAAATTCAATAATGTCGGCGGCAGTTTTACTGTTTTTCTTAATGGACCCACTGGGAAACATTCCGGTTTTATTATCTGTATTGAGTGGAATTGAACCCAAACGGCAGCGATTTATTATCGCCCGGGAAGTATCAATAGCCTTGGTAATTTTGCTCATATTTCTTTATGCCGGAAAACCCTTGTTGAATTTTCTACATCTGCAACAGGAAACAGTTACTATTTCGGGAGGAATAATTTTGCTGATTATTGGATTGCGAATGATTTTTCCAAAACCGGAAGGAATAATGGGAGCCAATCCTGATGGAGAACCATTTCTTGTACCCATTGCCATTCCGTTAATTGCCGGACCTTCGGTGCTGGCAATGTTAATGCTTATGACACAAAGCAGTCCCGAAAACATGACGCACTGGCTGACTGCACTGGTTGTTGCCTGGGCTGCTTCGTCTGTAATATTAATGCTGGCGCCATTTCTTCTGCGCCTTTTCAAACACCGCGGTTTAACAGCACTTGAACGTTTAATGGGAATGATCCTGGTGATGATGGCCGTTCAAATGCTCATAAACGGTATTAAAGTGTTGGTGTAA
- a CDS encoding carbohydrate kinase produces MEIKSNEILCIGEVLWDRLPSGAKPGGAPMNVALHLNAIGLNVAVASSIGKDEAGEELKTFLQNSGVSTDLIQIDSSLPTSEVLVHLDENNNATYEICEPVAWDNITLTDSLTEKAKKAGLIIYGSLASRNKTSRNTITRLLDNDAIKLIDVNFRKPYDTREVVEVLLDKTDIVKLNDDELEIFAQWHNKNQLSEQELIKWFVAHYNIQMVCVTKGEKGALLYSDGDFYEHPGFKVNAVDTVGAGDAFLAGIVAALLKKEKPADALAFACATGAFVASKAGATPKYDMEEIQEILKQ; encoded by the coding sequence ATGGAAATAAAAAGTAACGAAATATTGTGCATTGGAGAGGTGCTTTGGGATCGGTTGCCGTCGGGTGCAAAACCCGGAGGAGCACCAATGAATGTTGCACTTCATTTAAATGCCATTGGCTTAAACGTGGCAGTTGCCAGCAGTATTGGAAAGGATGAAGCAGGAGAAGAATTAAAAACTTTCCTGCAAAACTCAGGTGTTTCAACCGATCTCATTCAGATCGATTCGTCGTTGCCAACCAGCGAAGTGTTGGTTCATTTGGATGAAAATAACAATGCGACTTACGAAATATGCGAACCCGTTGCCTGGGACAACATTACGCTTACCGATTCGCTTACCGAAAAGGCGAAAAAAGCAGGATTGATTATTTATGGGTCGCTGGCATCGCGTAACAAAACGTCGCGAAATACAATTACCAGGTTACTGGATAACGATGCGATTAAACTCATCGATGTTAACTTCCGCAAACCTTATGATACACGCGAAGTTGTTGAAGTTCTGCTTGACAAAACGGACATTGTAAAATTAAACGATGATGAACTGGAAATTTTTGCGCAGTGGCACAACAAAAATCAGTTAAGCGAACAGGAATTGATAAAATGGTTTGTAGCCCATTACAACATTCAAATGGTGTGTGTAACCAAAGGCGAAAAAGGGGCTCTGTTGTACAGCGATGGTGACTTTTACGAACATCCCGGATTTAAGGTAAATGCAGTAGATACCGTTGGAGCGGGAGATGCTTTTTTAGCCGGGATTGTTGCAGCTCTTCTGAAAAAGGAAAAACCTGCTGATGCATTGGCTTTTGCCTGTGCAACCGGAGCTTTTGTGGCTTCGAAAGCCGGAGCAACACCCAAGTACGATATGGAAGAGATTCAGGAAATTTTGAAACAATAA
- a CDS encoding sugar porter family MFS transporter, translated as MKQQNVFTVAIIIALGGFLFGYDIAMMSGTTSQLESLFDLNSFWLGFTVAIAIIGTIIGTIIIGKPAEKYGRRKSLILLSGLFALSTLGSAFAINWEMLLLFRLITGILLGCISVVTPMFIAEISPAKKRGQLVLLNQFFVVTAIFLAFAVNYLLAQAIETASWRYMIGVEALPAATFFFLLNLVPESPRWLINQNRSDEALAVFKRIKAENPEEEVRIVKESVEQEMALGHGKLFVKENRLPIIIAITIAAFNQLAGINAIMIYAPRVFEMAGFGTDASLLQSISVGATNLLFTFVALFLIDKYGRRTLLMLGSVGMVFFLGMLSKSFFTQNYSDLGGYGVMIYLMGFIAFFAFSQGAVLWVVISEIFPNKVRSQGQALGSFTHWIFAAALIWGFPVLNNSVGGGPSFGFFAIMMVLHFFFAWKVLPETKGKSLEEIQVEMKKRS; from the coding sequence ATGAAACAGCAAAATGTATTTACAGTCGCCATAATAATCGCGCTTGGCGGATTTCTTTTTGGTTACGACATTGCAATGATGTCGGGAACTACCTCGCAGTTAGAATCGCTTTTTGATTTAAATAGTTTCTGGCTGGGATTTACAGTTGCCATTGCCATAATCGGAACCATAATCGGAACCATAATAATTGGCAAACCTGCCGAAAAATATGGCCGTCGAAAATCGTTAATTCTTTTGTCCGGTTTGTTTGCACTTTCAACATTGGGAAGCGCGTTTGCAATCAACTGGGAAATGCTGTTACTTTTTCGTCTGATTACCGGGATATTGTTAGGATGTATTTCTGTTGTAACGCCCATGTTTATTGCCGAAATATCGCCTGCAAAAAAACGCGGGCAGCTGGTTTTATTGAATCAGTTTTTTGTGGTTACCGCAATCTTTCTGGCATTTGCTGTAAATTATTTGCTGGCACAAGCCATCGAAACTGCCTCGTGGCGCTACATGATAGGAGTGGAAGCCCTACCCGCCGCTACTTTCTTTTTCTTACTGAATTTGGTGCCGGAAAGTCCGCGCTGGTTAATTAACCAGAATCGTTCTGATGAAGCGCTTGCTGTTTTTAAACGTATTAAAGCTGAAAATCCGGAAGAAGAAGTTCGGATTGTAAAAGAATCTGTTGAACAGGAAATGGCGCTGGGACATGGAAAACTTTTTGTAAAAGAAAACCGTTTGCCCATCATCATTGCGATAACCATTGCCGCTTTTAATCAGCTGGCCGGTATTAATGCCATTATGATTTATGCACCGCGTGTTTTCGAAATGGCCGGCTTTGGCACCGACGCTTCATTGCTTCAATCGATTTCGGTTGGGGCAACCAATTTACTTTTCACGTTTGTGGCACTGTTTTTAATCGATAAATACGGCCGGCGTACCTTATTAATGCTTGGCTCTGTTGGAATGGTATTTTTCCTTGGAATGTTATCCAAATCATTTTTTACACAAAACTATTCCGATCTGGGTGGTTATGGAGTCATGATTTATTTAATGGGTTTTATTGCCTTTTTTGCCTTCTCTCAAGGCGCAGTTCTCTGGGTGGTTATTTCCGAAATTTTCCCAAACAAAGTGCGCTCGCAAGGTCAGGCACTTGGAAGTTTTACCCACTGGATATTTGCGGCCGCATTAATCTGGGGGTTCCCGGTTCTGAATAATTCCGTTGGCGGTGGACCTTCGTTTGGCTTTTTTGCAATAATGATGGTTCTGCACTTCTTCTTTGCTTGGAAAGTGCTTCCGGAAACCAAAGGAAAGTCACTGGAAGAAATTCAGGTGGAAATGAAAAAGAGGTCGTAA
- the miaA gene encoding tRNA (adenosine(37)-N6)-dimethylallyltransferase MiaA: MKYNLVTVLGPTATGKTGLAAHFAARMNGEVISADSRQVYRGMDLGTGKDYEDYFVDGVEVPSHLVDIEAAGVHYNVYRFQTDFIKVFHEINSREKLPVLCGGSGLYLEAVLKNYRLIEVPPNKELRKELEGKTLEELIEILKELKPELHNHTDVETDRRAIRAIEIEKYYAENPKDDSEMPNINSLNIGIDFDREMRRQRITTRLKQRLEEGMLDEVQKLLDSGLTPEQLIYYGLEYKFLTLHLIGELTFDEMFSKLEIAIHQFAKRQMTWFRGMEKRGTKIHWINGHLPMADKVDEIVRLLKA; this comes from the coding sequence TTGAAATACAATTTAGTAACCGTTTTAGGACCAACAGCTACGGGTAAAACCGGATTGGCAGCGCATTTTGCAGCCCGAATGAATGGCGAAGTAATTTCGGCAGATTCGCGCCAGGTGTACAGGGGAATGGACCTTGGTACCGGCAAAGACTATGAAGATTATTTTGTTGATGGTGTTGAAGTCCCTTCTCATTTGGTAGACATTGAAGCCGCCGGTGTGCATTACAATGTGTATCGTTTTCAAACCGATTTTATTAAAGTGTTTCACGAAATTAACTCGCGCGAAAAGTTGCCTGTTTTGTGTGGAGGCAGTGGTTTATACCTGGAAGCGGTTTTAAAAAACTACCGTTTAATAGAGGTGCCGCCAAACAAGGAGCTAAGAAAAGAGTTGGAAGGTAAAACGCTGGAAGAGCTAATCGAAATTCTGAAGGAATTAAAACCGGAGTTGCACAATCATACGGATGTGGAAACCGACCGACGTGCCATTCGTGCCATCGAAATAGAAAAGTATTACGCCGAAAATCCGAAAGATGATTCGGAAATGCCCAACATTAACAGCCTGAACATTGGAATTGATTTCGACCGCGAAATGCGCAGACAGAGAATTACCACGCGTCTAAAACAGCGCCTGGAAGAAGGTATGCTGGATGAGGTGCAAAAACTACTGGATTCGGGATTAACACCAGAGCAACTCATTTATTACGGATTGGAATACAAATTTCTGACTTTGCATTTAATCGGCGAATTGACTTTTGACGAAATGTTTTCGAAACTGGAAATCGCCATTCATCAGTTTGCAAAACGTCAAATGACCTGGTTCCGTGGCATGGAAAAACGCGGCACCAAAATTCACTGGATCAACGGTCATTTACCAATGGCTGATAAAGTTGATGAAATAGTCCGTCTGTTAAAGGCTTAA
- a CDS encoding copper homeostasis protein CutC — protein MIKEACVESLTEARLAQENGADRIELCADLANDGLTPTFGLMKKACKELSIPVMVMARPRAGNFVYNDLELVQMKIAINLAKEAGAAGIVLGLLTEDNKIDEEHTRFLAEYAQPLEVTFHKAIDEMENPVEGVKVLKTIPGITRILTSGGKATAAEGQEIIRQMINEAEDKITILVAGKVLDTNVDEIQQLTGAKELHGRRIVGILSAK, from the coding sequence ATGATAAAAGAAGCTTGCGTAGAATCATTGACAGAAGCCCGTTTGGCACAGGAAAATGGTGCCGACCGGATTGAACTTTGTGCCGATTTGGCCAACGATGGATTAACGCCAACCTTTGGTTTAATGAAAAAAGCCTGCAAGGAACTTTCCATTCCGGTAATGGTTATGGCACGTCCAAGAGCCGGCAATTTTGTGTACAACGACCTGGAACTGGTTCAAATGAAAATAGCCATAAACCTTGCCAAAGAAGCAGGTGCGGCCGGAATTGTTTTGGGATTGCTAACCGAAGACAATAAAATTGACGAAGAACACACTCGTTTTCTGGCAGAATATGCACAACCGCTTGAAGTCACATTTCACAAGGCAATTGATGAAATGGAGAATCCGGTTGAAGGTGTAAAAGTTCTTAAAACAATTCCGGGAATTACCAGAATATTAACCTCAGGCGGAAAAGCCACTGCTGCAGAAGGACAGGAAATTATTCGCCAAATGATAAATGAAGCGGAAGATAAAATTACCATACTGGTTGCCGGAAAAGTTTTAGATACAAATGTGGATGAAATACAGCAATTAACGGGAGCCAAAGAATTACACGGCAGACGTATTGTCGGAATACTTTCAGCAAAATAA
- a CDS encoding alpha-L-fucosidase, with protein sequence MKKILSFIPILFVLIANAQYEHEITEYVWPEDQKVLEKLEDWQDLKFGLLMHWGAYSQWGVVESWSICPEDYGWCERKKGSNPDDYFTYKKEYENLKLSFNPTGFNPENWAKAAKDAGMKYVVFTTKHHDGFCMFDSKYTDYKITSTESPFSSNPKANVAKEVFDAFRAEGLWAGAYFSKPDWHSEYYWDPKFPPFDRNVNYDPALYPEKWEKFVDFTQNQIMELMTDYGKIDILWLDGGWVSKKNMNDLNSVYSGKFSETPSGFLKGRIVNQDIRMDEIAAKAREKQPGLIVVDRAVRGPNQNYLTPENKVPEKQLPYPWESCIIAGGGWSWVPDAVFMTPKQSIHMLIDIVAKGGNLLYNIAPGPDGKWPEGAYDLLEAMGNWIDVNGEAIYSTRAIAPFKTNNICLTQQKDTKAVYALYLEEEDGSGLPSSFIVGGIQAAKNAKLSLLGTSENLKWKNTKEGLKVEIPEKIRKNLPCDLAWAVKISAVK encoded by the coding sequence ATGAAAAAAATTCTCTCTTTTATTCCCATCCTGTTTGTGCTTATCGCAAACGCGCAGTACGAACATGAAATAACAGAATATGTTTGGCCCGAAGACCAGAAAGTACTTGAAAAACTGGAAGACTGGCAAGATCTAAAATTTGGATTGTTAATGCATTGGGGTGCATACAGTCAGTGGGGAGTTGTAGAATCGTGGTCGATTTGCCCCGAAGATTATGGTTGGTGCGAACGCAAAAAAGGCAGCAATCCGGATGACTATTTCACTTACAAAAAAGAATACGAAAACCTGAAACTCTCCTTTAATCCTACTGGTTTTAATCCTGAAAACTGGGCAAAAGCAGCCAAAGATGCCGGGATGAAATACGTGGTTTTCACCACAAAACATCACGATGGATTTTGTATGTTCGATTCGAAATACACCGATTATAAAATCACAAGCACAGAAAGTCCGTTCAGCAGCAATCCCAAAGCCAATGTAGCAAAGGAAGTTTTTGATGCTTTTCGTGCCGAAGGTTTGTGGGCAGGCGCCTATTTTTCGAAACCAGACTGGCACAGCGAATATTATTGGGATCCAAAATTCCCGCCTTTCGACCGAAATGTAAACTACGATCCGGCACTTTATCCTGAAAAATGGGAAAAATTCGTTGACTTTACCCAAAACCAGATTATGGAGTTGATGACCGACTACGGAAAAATTGATATTCTGTGGTTAGACGGCGGCTGGGTTTCTAAAAAGAACATGAACGATTTAAACAGTGTTTATTCAGGTAAATTTTCGGAAACACCATCCGGATTTTTGAAAGGAAGAATCGTAAATCAAGACATACGCATGGATGAAATTGCAGCAAAAGCCCGTGAAAAACAACCCGGATTAATTGTGGTTGACCGGGCAGTGCGGGGGCCAAATCAGAACTACCTGACTCCCGAAAACAAAGTACCTGAAAAACAATTACCCTATCCGTGGGAAAGCTGTATTATTGCCGGCGGAGGTTGGTCGTGGGTGCCCGATGCCGTATTTATGACACCCAAACAAAGCATCCACATGCTGATCGACATTGTGGCAAAAGGAGGTAACCTCTTGTACAATATTGCACCCGGTCCTGACGGGAAATGGCCGGAAGGTGCGTATGATTTACTGGAAGCAATGGGCAACTGGATTGATGTAAATGGAGAAGCAATCTACTCAACACGCGCCATTGCTCCGTTTAAAACCAACAACATTTGTTTAACGCAGCAAAAAGATACCAAAGCCGTGTACGCATTATATCTTGAAGAAGAAGATGGCAGTGGATTACCATCGTCGTTTATTGTTGGTGGAATACAAGCAGCTAAAAATGCAAAACTTTCCTTACTGGGAACTTCGGAAAACCTGAAATGGAAAAATACCAAAGAAGGATTAAAAGTTGAAATTCCTGAAAAAATCAGAAAAAACCTGCCTTGCGATCTTGCCTGGGCGGTAAAAATATCGGCTGTAAAATAA
- a CDS encoding SulP family inorganic anion transporter — translation MKFQFKFIDKKQGSIKDDILSGLTVSLALVPEAVAFAFVAGVSPIVGLYGAFMMGLVTSVFGGRPGMISGATGAMAVVMVSLVQQGNALGAAGEMQGLQYLFAALVLAGIIQSLFGVFRLGKFIRLVPHSVMMGFVNGLAIVIFLSQLNMFKMGGEWLSGTPLFIMLGLVALTMAIMYFLPKLSKAIPAALVGILVVSAIVIFGNIETETVKSFIQAGGGQGIKAGLPNFNVPVIPFNFETLKLIFPFSLILAAVGLIESLMTLNLVDELTETRGSGNRECVAQGAANIINGFFGGMGGCAMIGQSIINIKSGGRGRLSGIIAAVSLLMFILFASAYIEMIPIAALVGVMFMVVIGTFAWSTFKIINKIPVSDLIVIVLVTGLTVIFDLAIAVLAGVIVSALVFAWENATRIRARKKVDEHGIKHYEIYGPLFFGSTTLFNSKFDVQDDPKEVIVDFKESRIMDQSAIEAINKLAERYQKEGKTIHLRHLSNDCIKLVKKAEAICDVNVVEDPNYFVAIDNYNRVIKQSQTPFN, via the coding sequence ATGAAGTTTCAGTTTAAATTTATTGATAAAAAACAAGGAAGTATTAAAGACGATATCCTGTCCGGATTAACCGTTTCGCTGGCCCTTGTACCCGAAGCCGTTGCATTTGCATTTGTGGCAGGCGTTTCGCCAATTGTAGGATTGTACGGAGCATTTATGATGGGTTTGGTGACTTCCGTTTTTGGTGGCCGCCCGGGAATGATCTCAGGAGCAACCGGAGCCATGGCTGTAGTAATGGTTAGTCTTGTTCAGCAAGGAAATGCCCTGGGTGCAGCAGGCGAAATGCAGGGACTTCAATACCTTTTTGCAGCACTTGTTTTAGCCGGAATTATTCAGTCGCTTTTTGGTGTTTTCCGGCTTGGTAAATTTATCCGCCTTGTTCCGCATTCAGTAATGATGGGTTTTGTAAACGGACTGGCCATTGTAATTTTTCTTTCGCAGCTGAACATGTTTAAAATGGGGGGAGAATGGCTAAGCGGAACTCCACTTTTTATCATGCTTGGCCTGGTGGCATTAACCATGGCAATTATGTATTTCCTTCCCAAATTAAGTAAAGCCATTCCGGCAGCTTTGGTGGGAATTTTGGTTGTTTCGGCCATTGTAATATTTGGCAACATTGAAACAGAAACTGTTAAAAGTTTTATACAAGCCGGTGGTGGGCAAGGAATTAAAGCGGGATTACCCAATTTTAATGTTCCTGTAATTCCATTTAACTTTGAAACGCTAAAACTCATTTTTCCCTTCTCGCTGATTTTGGCAGCTGTAGGTTTAATCGAGTCGCTTATGACCTTAAACCTGGTGGATGAGTTAACGGAAACACGTGGTAGCGGAAACCGTGAATGTGTAGCGCAGGGAGCGGCCAATATTATCAACGGATTTTTTGGTGGAATGGGCGGTTGCGCCATGATCGGGCAAAGTATCATCAATATAAAATCGGGTGGACGTGGCCGTTTATCGGGAATTATTGCCGCCGTTTCGTTACTGATGTTTATTCTTTTTGCATCTGCCTACATCGAAATGATTCCGATTGCTGCTCTGGTAGGTGTAATGTTTATGGTGGTTATCGGAACCTTTGCTTGGAGTACATTTAAAATCATCAACAAAATACCGGTTTCCGATTTAATCGTAATTGTTTTGGTGACCGGATTAACCGTGATTTTCGATTTGGCAATTGCAGTTTTGGCCGGAGTAATTGTGTCGGCACTGGTGTTTGCCTGGGAAAATGCAACCCGTATTCGTGCCCGTAAAAAAGTGGATGAACATGGCATTAAACACTACGAAATTTATGGCCCGCTGTTTTTTGGTTCTACAACACTGTTCAACTCAAAATTCGATGTTCAAGACGATCCAAAAGAAGTGATTGTTGATTTTAAAGAATCGCGGATTATGGATCAGTCGGCCATTGAAGCCATTAACAAACTGGCCGAGCGCTACCAAAAAGAAGGCAAAACCATTCACCTGCGTCATTTAAGCAACGACTGTATAAAACTAGTTAAAAAGGCAGAAGCCATTTGCGACGTAAATGTGGTAGAAGACCCAAACTATTTTGTGGCCATCGACAATTACAACCGCGTAATTAAACAAAGTCAGACTCCTTTTAATTAG